The following are from one region of the Silene latifolia isolate original U9 population chromosome 9, ASM4854445v1, whole genome shotgun sequence genome:
- the LOC141601309 gene encoding uncharacterized protein LOC141601309: protein MTVEPELYEEIRELQKEDARIQKWRNEVEKAGAEPYSKFSIHSNGSLRFGQRWCVPANEELKKKILTEAHATPYSVHPGGDKLYKDLKKTFWWPNMKKEVAEFVSRCLTCQRVKSEHKRPQGKVQPLDVAEWKWESISMDFIVGLPRTQRDTWSKAELAKAYVQYVDKLHGVPKDVVSDRDSRKCRSPMCWDDRSDAVILGPEMIQEMVEQVQIIRQKMRASQDRQKSYADTRRSEISFEVGENLRRYLSDPSHVLSPEVIGVDEQLSYLETPKEILDRKMRKTRNGETALVKVFWTNHNVEEATWETEASMRETYPHLFA from the exons ATGACAGTTGAGCCGGAGTTGTACGAGGAGATCCGAGAGCTACAGAAAGAGGATGCTAGAATCCAGAAATGGCGCAATGAGGTAGAGAAGGCCGGTGCGGAGCCTTACTCTAAATTCAGTATCCATTCaaatgggagcttgaggtttggGCAGAGGTGGTGTGTGCCAGCTAATGAGGAACTGAAGAAGAAAATTCTCACGGAAGCACATGCTACTCCGTATTCTGTACACCCTGGAGGGGATAAGttatacaaggacctcaagaagacgttttggtggcctaatatgaagaaggaAGTCGCCGAGTTCGtatctcgatgtttgacatgccagagggtGAAGAGTGAGCACAAGAGACCACAAGGGAAAGTTCAGCCACTAGACGTggcagagtggaagtgggagagtatctccatggatttcatcgTCGGGTTGCCTCGGACTCAaagag atacttggagtaaggctgAGTTGGCTAAGGCTTATGTTCAGTACGTAGATAAGTTGCACGGTGTGCCTAAGGATGTCGTCTCCGACAGAGATTCCAG GAAATGCAGGAGTCCTatgtgttgggatgatcgatcAGACGCTGTCATTTTGGGGCCAGAGATGattcaggagatggttgaacaggtacAGATTAtcaggcaaaagatgagagcttcTCAGGACAGACAGAAAAGCTATGCTGACACTAGGAGAAGTGAGATTTCTTTCGAGGTGGGAGAGAAT TTGCGAAGGTATCTgagcgatccatcacatgtgttgagTCCTGAGGTGATCGGGGTGGATGAGCAGTTGTCCTATCTGGAGACACCCAAGGAGATTCTGGACAGGAAGATGAGGAAGACCAGGAATGGGGAGACAGCTTTGGTGAAAGTCTTTTGGACTAACCAcaatgttgaggaagctacatgggagactGAGGCTTCCATGAGGGAAACCTATCCACACCTATTTGCATGA